The Sinorhizobium fredii genome contains the following window.
CGCTCAGAAACAGGCCCGACGCGGCCGCTCTTGCCCGCGTCTTCATCGGACAGTTGAACGACCTGACGCCGCCGCAGGCGGCCTACAAGGGCCTCGTCAGCAAGCGGGAGGCGCTGATCTCGGCCCTCCTATCGATAGCCGGTTAAGCAATATCCGAAATCGCGGTTGACCCGCCGGCCCTTTATTGTGACACGAAACTATGCTCTAGGGCCTCACGCGAGATTCCGAAGCGCGCTGTTCCGCGCGCATTCAAGCAGCATCAGAGACGTTTTGTCAGGAGAGACGCAAAAATGGCAGACACCAGCTACCCGGTCTATGGCGAGATTACCGGCCCGATCGTGATGATCGGCTTCGGTTCGATCGGCCACGGCACCTTGCCGCTGATCGAGCGCCACTTCAAATACGACAAGAGCCGGCTGATCGTGGTGGAGCCCCGTGAAGACGCCAAGGACACGGAGATTTTTGCCCGCCACGGCGTCCGCCACGTCCGCGCCGCCGTGACTAAGGACAATTACAAGGAACTGCTGAAGCCGCTCCTGTCCGAAGGCGGCGGCCAGGGCTTCTGCGTCAACCTCTCGGTCGACACCTCGTCGCTCGACATCATCAAGCTCTGCCGCAAGCTCGACGTACTCTACATCGACACGGTCGTCGAGCCGTGGCTCGGCTTCTATTTCGACTCCGAGATGGACAACGCCGCGCGCACCAACTACGCGCTGCGCGAGACGGTGCGCCGCGAGAAGGAAAAGAACCCAGGCGGCACCACGGCGATTTCGACCTGCGGCGCCAATCCGGGCATGGTCTCCTGGTTCGTCAAGAAGGCGCTCCTCAACCTCGCCGACGATCTCGGCCTCAAATACGAGGAACCGCACCAGGACGACCGTGAAGACTGGGCCAAGCTGATGAAGAAGGCCGGCGTCAAGGGCATCCACATCGCCGAGCGCGACACCCAGCGCACCAAGCACCCGAAGCCGCTCAACGTCTTCTGGAACACCTGGTCGGTCGAAGGCTTCATCTCGGAAGGCATGCAGCCGGCCGAACTCGGCTGGGGCACCCATGAGAACTGGATGCCGAAGAACGCTAGGAGACACAAGAAGGGTTGCCAGGCGGCGATCTACCTCGAGCAGCCGGGCGCCAACACCCGCGTGCGCAGCTGGTGCCCGACGCCGGGTCCGCAATACGGCTTCCTCGTCACCCATAACGAATCGATCTCGATCGCCGACTTCTTCACCGCCCGCGACAAGAACGGCGAAGTCACCTATCGGCCGACCTGCCACTATGCCTATCATCCGGCCAACGACGCGGTCCTGTCGCTGCACGAAATGTTCGGCAACGGCGGCACGCCGCAACCGGTGCACCACGTGCTCGACGAGACGGAACTCGAGGACGGCATCGACGAACTCGGCGTGCTGCTCTACGGCCACGAAAAGAACGCCTACTGGTACGGCTCGCGCCTGTCGCTGGAGGAAACCCGCCGCATCGCCCCCTATCAGAACGCCACCGGCCTGCAGGTGACGAGCGCCGTTCTCGCCGGCATGGTCTGGGCGCTGGAGAACCCGAAGGCCGGCATCGTCGAGGCCGACGAGATGGACTACAGGCGCTGCCTCGAAGTGCAGCTTCCCTATCTCGGTCCGGTCGAAGGCCACTACACCGATTGGACGCCGCTCGACGGCCGGCCCGGCCTCTTCCCGGAAGACATCGACACCAAGGACCCCTGGCAGTTCAAGAACATCCTTGTCCGCTAAGCCGATTGCGCCCGGAGCTCGCTGGCTCCGGGCGCCCCGACCATGATTGTCGCGCCGCGGCGCCGCTTCCTCCTCTTGCTTGCAGCTCACAACTGAACGGCGAAATCGAAAGCCTCCTGCGGCTTGGGCGCAACGCCCGGCGTACAAAGTCGCCCTGGAACGCTGTTCCGCTGCTCAATTTGCCGTCAAGCCGGTTCCGGCGGAGCGAATTATGCGGTAGAGCGGGGCGAACAGAAGTCTGTAGCGGCATTGCGTTTGCATTCCGCTTCAACTCGTGACGCGGGAGAAACGCCGATGAAGCCACTCGCCATACTGACCATTCTCGCAACCGCCACGGCGCTTGCATCCTGCCAGTCGTCTCCGAGGGAAATCCGCCAGGCGCCGCAGGCGCGGGCGAGCGGCGTGGAGGGCGCCTGGGTCGATCCGAACGGCATTATCTCTACCTTTGCCGGCGGCACCTTCTCGACGCGCACCACCGACACCAACCAGCTTCTCGCTTCCGGCACCTATGTGAATGTCAGCCCGACGCTCGTCGAGATCAACATGACCTCTCTGGTCAGGAATACCCAATCCAGGGTCAACTGCGCGCTCGTATCACCGGCGCAGCTGAACTGCACGACGGATGCAGGCGCCCAATTCTCGCTCGCCCGCCAGGGCTGAGCAGAGATCCGACAATGCATGTCAAAGAAGCCTCCGACCGGAGGCTTCTTTGTTTCTGAGCCGGCTTAACCCTACTTGGAATCCGGCAAAGAAGAGACGTGTTTAGCGCTTGAAGTCCGGCGCGACTGATGAAAACATCCGGCCTGCTGAAATGCCTCGGCCGGGCGATGATTTCCGACTGGGGCCTGCAATCGGCTGAAGACGACAGGCAACAGGAGAACATCATGATCAAATCCATGCGGACCGGCCTCATCACCGCATCCCTTCTCGCCCTTTCATCGGGCGCCGCCTTCGCCGATTACGAATTGAACATCCTGCATATCAACGATCTGCACTCGCGCATCGAGTCGATCAACAAGTTCGATTCGACCTGCTCGGCCGAGGAGGAAGGCAAGAACGAGTGCTTCGGCGGCGTCGCCCGTCTGAAGACGCTGATCGACCATAAGCGCCAGGAGCTTACCGGCAAGAACGTGCTTCTGCTCAATGCCGGCGACAACTTTCAAGGATCGCTGTTCTTCACCACCTATAAGGGCGCGGCGGAAGCGGAATTCCTGAACCTGATGAAGTTCGACGCGATGACCGTCGGCAACCACGAGTTCGACGAAGCCGAGGACGGTCTCGCGAGCTTCCTCGACAAGGTCAAGTTCCCCGTCGTCACCGCCAATGTTCTTCCTAGCCACAAGTCGAAGATCGGCGACCGTATCAAGCCGTCGATCGTGCTCGACCTCGGCGGCCAGAAGATCGGCATTGTCGGCGCGGTCGCCAACGACACGCCGGAGCTCTCCTCGCCGGGCCCGGACATCCTGATCGGCGAGGACGTGGCGACGATCACCAGCGCCGTCGACGAGCTGAAGAAACAGGGCCTTAACAAGATCGTCGCGCTGACGCATGTCGGCTATCCGCGCGACCTCGCAGCGATCGCCAAGATCCCGGATGTGGACGTCGTGGTCGGCGGCCATTCCCACAGCCTCCTCTCCAACACCGACGAGAAGGCCGAAGGCCCCTATCCGACGATGGTCGACAACCCCGGCGGCTACAAGGTGCCGGTGGTCCAGGCGGGCTCCTACAGCAAGTATCTCGGCGACCTCGTCGTCACGTTCGACGACAGCGGCGTCGTCAAGGCCGCCAAGGGCGATCCGATCCTAGTCGATTTCTCCATCAAGCCGGATGAGGCAGTGGTCGCGCGCGTCAAGGAGCTCGCTAAGCCGATCGAAGAACTGCGCACGAAGATCGTCGCCAAAACGGAAGCGCCGATCGACGGATCGCGCGAGAATTGCCGGGCGAAGGAATGCGAGATGGGCAGTCTCGTCGCCGATGCCCTGCTCGACCGCGTCAAGGGCCAGGGCGTGACGATCGCCATCACCAATGGCGGTGGCCTGAGGGCCTCGATCGACGCCGGCGACGTGACGATGGGCGAAGTGATCACGGTGCTGCCCTTCCAGAACACCGTCGCGACCTTCCAGTTGAAGGGTGCCGATATCCGCGCGGCGCTGGAGAACGGCGTCAGCCAGGTCGAGGAAGGCGGCGGGCGGTTCCCGCAAGTGGCCGGCCTCAAATTCTCCTTCGATCGTTCAAAGCCCGCCGGCAGCCGCCTTGTTTCGATCCAGGTGAAGGAGGGTGACGCCTTCAAGCCGCTCGATCCGGAAAAGACTTATTCGCTCGTCAGCAACAATTTCATGCGCGGCGGCGGCGACGGCTACGCGGTCTTCAAATCCAAGGGCGAGAACGCCTACGACTACGGTCCGGGTCTCGAAACGGTGCTGGCAGACTATCTTGCGGCGCATCAGCCGTTCAAACCCTATACGGACGGCCGCATTTCGGAGGTCGCCGCTGCGGCCGGCACGACGCCGGCGGAACCGGCTGCCGAAACCAAGCCGGCCGAAGGCGCTGCCGCGGCACCCGCCGCCCAGCCATCGGGCGGAACCGCATCGGCCGCTGGCGGACCGCAGAAGCACGTCATCGCCCGGGGCGACACGCTCTGGGATTTGGCCGAGTCCTTCTACGGCAACGGCTTCGAGTGGAAGAAAATCGCGGCAGCCAATGGCGATCCGGCCCCGCGCGCGCTCGAGATCGGGAGGGAACTGGAGATTCCGGCGAAGTAAGACAATTTGCCTCTGTGGCAAAGGCCGGTGCGGGCTTTCCCGCGCCGGCTTTTCTTTTTAGAAGGATTTGAAAACAGAGGCGCTGCTAAACATATAAACGCCCGTGAGGAAGACGATGACAGACCTAGTTGCCGAACCGACCGCCGCTGCTCACCCCGCCGTTAAATCGGGGAAGGTCGGCGTCCTGCTGGTCAATCTCGGCACGCCGGACGGCACCGATTACGCTTCCATGCGCCGCTACCTCAAGGAGTTCCTCAGCGACCGCCGCGTCATCGAATGGTCGCGCCTCTTCTGGTACCCGATCCTCTACGGCATCGTGCTCAACACGCGCCCGCAGAAGGTCGGCAAGGCCTATGAGCTGATCTGGAACAGGGCGCTCAACGAAAGCTGGCTCAGAACCTACACGCGCAACCAGGCCGCACTGATGGCCGAAGGCTTCGCCGATCGCCCGCACGTCGTCGTCGATTGGGCGATGCGCTACGGCCAGCCTTCGATCGCCTCGCGCATGGAGGCGCTGCAAAAGCAGGGCTGCGAGCGCATCCTGGTATTTCCGCTCTACCCGCAATATGCAGCGGCAACGACCGCTACGGTCAACGACAAGGCCTTCGAGGCGCTGTTGAAGATGCGCTGGCAGCCGGCGTTGCGCACCGTCCCTCCTTACCACGACGACCCGGTCTATATCGACGCGCTCGCCACGTCGATCGAGCGCCACCTGGCAAGGCTCGACTGGCAGCCGGAGGTCGTTCTGGCGTCGTTCCACGGCATTCCGAAAAGCTATTTCGAGCTTGGCGATCCCTATTATTGCCATTGTCAGAAGACGGCGCGGCTCTTGCGCGAGAGGCTCGGCTGGTCGAAGGAGAAGCTGCAGGTGACCTTCCAGTCGCGCTTTGGACCGGAGGAATGGCTGCAGCCCTATACGGACGCGACGGTCGAGAGGCTCGCCAAGGACGGCGTCAAGCGCATCGCCGTCATCAATCCGGGCTTCGTTTCCGATTGTCTGGAGACGCTGGAAGAAATCGCCGGCCAGGCGGCCGAAAGCTTCCATCACAATGGCGGCGAGAAGTTCGCCCATATCCCCTGTCTGAACGACAGCGCCGAAGGCATGGCCGTGCTCAACCACGTCGTGCGCCGTGAACTCGAGGGCTGGCTGTAGTTGCAGCGCCCTTTCTTCTGATGTAGAATACACCGCTGAGTTGAACGTAGCATTGGTCGCCCGACCGCTGAGGAGGGCACGTGGAGCTACTGGATCCCCTCTTCGACCCGCAAAGCTCCTATGTCTCGACAGGGAGCCTTCCGCCGTCCGATCATGTCGCACGCCTGGTCACGCAGGCCCACGAACGCTTTGCCTCCGTCGCGCTGGGACAGAACTCCCAAGTCTATCCGGCCCTGGCCCACGTGCCGAGCAATCTCTTCGGCATTTGCGTCGTGAGCGTTGACGGGCGCGTGTTCGCCGTCGGAGACGCGGAACATGAATTCACCCTCATGAGCGTCTCCAAGCCGTTCATCTTCGCTCTGATCTGCGATGTGATCGGCGCCACCGGCGCGCGTGAGCGGCTGGGCGTGAATGCGACCGGCTACGCCTTCACTCCGTTGCCGGGACCGAGCGCAACGCGGAGGGCCGCAGCAATCCGATGGTCAATGCCGGAGCCATCGCCACGACGAGCCTGGTGCCGGGAGAGACCGAGGAAGCGAAATGGCGCTTCATCAGCGAGGGCCTGTCTCGCTTTGCCGGAAGGCAGCTGTCCGTCAACGATAAGTCTATGACTCCGCTTCCCGGACAAACTCCCGGAACCGGAGCATTGCCTGGATGCTGGAAAGCCTCGGCCGCATCTATTGCGATCCCATGGAGGCGACGGAGCTCTATACCCGGCATTGCTCGCTGAACGTCAGCGCCAAAGATCTCGCCGTCATGGGCGCAACGCTCGCGCATGGCGGCTTCAATCCGCTGACGCGCGAACAGATCGTCAGACCCGAAGTCTGTCACTATGCCTTGGCGGTCATGCTGACCGCCGGCCTCTACGAGACCTCCGGGGACTGGCTCTACGAGATCGGGCTGCCGGGCAAAAGCGGAATCGGCGGCGGCATCGTTACTGTCTCGCCCGGAAAAGGGGGTCTCGGCACCTTCGCGCCGCCTCTCGACGAGGCGGGCAACAGCGTCAAGGGACAATTGGTGGCGCAATTCCTGTCACAACGGCTCGGGCTCGATCTGTTGATGTCACCGCCCGGTTGATGGCCGGCGCGCCGCTTCAGCTAGCTGAAGAAATCGCCAGGTCCAAAGGGGACTATCTATGGCCGCGACGACATCCGCCCAGCAGGAACTTGCGGAAGAGCGAGCCTCCTGGATTCCCATGGTCGCGATTGCATTCGGCCAGGCGATCATGTCTTTCAATGTGGCGTCCTTGCCCGTCGCGCTTGGCGGCATGGTCGAAAGTTTCCAGTTTGCACCGACGGTGGTAGCCACCGGCATCGTTGCCTACTCGATGATCGTCGCGGGCTTTGTCATGCTGGGTGCAAAGCTCGTACAGCGGTTCGGTACGCTGCGCGTCTTCCGGCTGGCTGTCATTGTGTTTGGACTGGCGCAGGTTCTCATGACCTTCAGCCCAAACGCGACGGCCATGATCACTGCGCAGGCGCTGTGCGGTGCCGCCGGCGCCGTCATCGTTCCCGTCCTCATCGCCTTGATCGCCGAAAACTACCACGGCACCCAGCAGGCGACGGCCTTGGGCGCATTGGGATCGGCCCGGGCAGGCGCCGGCGTGCTGGCATTCCTGATCGGCGGCGTGCTCGGCACCTATATCGGCTGGCGGCCGGTCTTCGGAATCCTGATCGCCGTCTCGGCGCTCGTCCTGCTGCTGAGCTTCCGGCTCAAGCCAGATCACGGTCGCCCTGAGGTGCGGATCGACTTCCTCGGCGTGCTGCTTGCCGCATGATTCTAATCAGCTTCGGCTTCAACAATCTGAACGGTTGGGGACTTGCTCTGGCTCGGCCGACTGCACCGTTCAACGTGCTTGGCCTGTCGCCGGCACCGATCCTGATTCTCATCGGCATCGTGCTCGGCCAGGGATTTCTGCTGTGGACGCGGCGCCGCGAGACGGCCAATCGCACCCCTCTTCTGCCGCTCGCCGTGCTGGATTCACCACAGGAGCGCGCGGCCGTCTTCGCCATGCTTTCCGTGGTCGCGCTCGAGGCCGCCCTCAACTTTTCGGTGCCGCTCTACATCCAGATCGTACAAGGTCGTTCGCCGCTCGCTACCGCCGTCGCCATGCTGCCGTTCAATCTGACAGTGTTCTTCGCTGCCATGCTGATCGTCCGTTTCTACGGCAGGGTCACGCCACGACAGATCGGCCGTTTGGGGTTTGGGCTCTGTGCCGTAGCGCTCATCTGGCTCGCCTTTGTCGTGCGCAACGACTGGAGTTCCATTCCCGTGCTCTTCGGACTGGTGCTCTTCGGCATCGGCTAGGGGTCGCTCGTAACCTTGCTGTTCAATGTCCTGGTCACGTCCTCGCCCAAGGAACTGGCTGGCGACGTCGGTTCGCTCCGGGGGACGGCAAACAACCTTGCCGCCGCCGTCGGCACTGCCGTCGCCGGTGCCTTGCTTGTCGGTCTGCTGAGTTCGGCGGTCATGCGCCAGCTTGCGGAAAACCCCACGCTGCCGATCGAGATCCAGTCGCAGGTGAACCTCGACAGCATCACCTTTGTCAGCAACGAAAGACTCGGGAGCATAGTCGCGGCCACCACCGCGACGCCCGAGCAGAAGGCCGAGGCGCTTCGCATCAACACAGAGGCGAGGCTGCGGGCTCTCAAGCTCGGCTTCCTGATGATGGCCGGGCTCGCTCTCCTGACGATCCTGCCGGCCGGCAAGCTGCCCAACTATCGGCCGGGCGAGATCCCCGAGGGTTGAAGGCGCTACAGCGCGTTCTTACGAACCCGGCCGTCTTTCATGACGACGGCCACGTTTTTCTCCGGATCTTCGATCAGGCGGATGTCCTCGAGCGGATTGCCATTGAGAACCAGGATATCGGCGAGCGCGCCTTCCTGTATGACGCCGAGCTTGCCCGGAAAAGGCGTGCGAAGATTGGAGAGCGCCAGCAGTTCCGCATTGACCGATGTCGCCATACGGTGCGTTTCGGCGTTGGTGTACCAGCGGCTGAGATGGGTGAGCATGATGCCCTGGCGCCGCGTCACTTCAGGGGAGAACAGCACATCCGACACCCATGCCGCCTTGATCCCGTGCTTACGAACCAGCTCGTAGGTTCTCGGTGTTCCGGCAAAGACCTGCTGCATGCGTTCGGCCGATGGCCGTGCCTGCGGGGCGATATCCTTCGTCGACAGGAAAGGCTGGGTGCTGAGCCAGACTTCCTTGTCGGCCATGAGCCTTGCCGTCTCCTCGTCCATCAGATGCGTATGCTCGATGCAGCGCACTTCCGCCGCGATCGCCCGCTGGACTGTGTTCGGGGCATAGGCATGGACAGTGACGTGGGTGTTCCAGTCCCGGGCAACGTCAATCGCCGCACGGAGTTCCTCCTCGCCGAAGGCGCGGACCCGGTATCACGCCGCTGTCGATCGCCTGCTTGAAAGAGAAGACGGGACTGCCCAGGTCACGGACGGCGGTAAAGCCGCGCAGGAGTGTCCGTTCCGCTTCGGCCGTGGAGGCGGAGAACACGAAGCCTAGATCGCAAGTCGCTATGACCGTCAAGGGAACTGCGGCATACAGCGTGTGCAGTGCGCATCGATCATGCCCGGCATCAGAACGCGATCGCCGCAATCGATCACGGTCGCGTCGAACGGCGGAGCCCTGTTCGTCGCATCTGTTGCCCTCGATCAGGACCTGAACCCCGGCCCGCAAAGGTTGGACTTGCCATCGAACAACCGGATTTTGCTCAAGAGAACCTTGGAGGCGGGTCCCTGGGCGAAGGATGGCCCAGGCATTATCCCGGTGGCGGCCGCGGCACCCGCACAAGCAAGAAAGCTCCTGCGGGAAAATTCTTCCAAGCGGCGCGATGCTTGCTGTAAAACGGGGCTGAAGCAGCCGCAGCCAGTGCCGTGCACGAGGTGTTGATACTTGGTACCCACCCGAATCATGACGCCGCTCCGGTTTCACGTCATCAGAAGACCATGGCCAGACTTTCGTTGGGTGAGCGGAATATCCAATACCGCGTGTATGCGCACGCATGATACGCGCCGCATCAGATCCTGATCGTTGAGCCGGAAAGCCTTGCCGCTGGCTCCGAGGTCTGCGCCTAGCCTGCCAACCTGACGTCCGCCGCGTCGGCGAGCACACGCGCGAGAATGCGATTGCGACCCAGCATCTTGGCTTCGTAAAGAGCGGCGTCCGCCTCCGACAGCAGGCGGCCCGGCTCGGCCTGCAGGATATGCCCGATTGCCGAGGCTATGCCGATGCTTGCCGTGACAGATCCAAACTCGCTTTGCGCATGGACGACTTTCTCCTCGCCGAGCAGACCGGCGAATTTCTCGGCAACGATGGCGGCCGCCTTGTCGTCGGTGTCCGGCAGCAGCACGACAAATTCCTCGCCACCGTAACGGGCGACGATATCCGCCGGCCGTTGCGCGGAATTCAGAAGGCACTTGCTGACAAGACGCAGGCACTGATCGCCGGCCGGATGTCCGTAAGTATCGTTGTAAGCCTTGAAGCGATCGATATCGATCATCAGGAGGCTGAGCGGCGTATTGATCCTGGCGCATCTCGCCGCCTCGCGCACGAAGGCTTCATCGAAGGCGCGGCGGTTGACAAGGCCGGTCAAGCCGTCCGTCTCCGCCAGGTTCTTCAACTGCTCGGCCGAAAGCCTGAGTGCCATTTCGGCCTGTTTCATGACGGTGATGTCCGAGACGACCACCATCGCGGTCCCGCCGGGCGCAAGCCTTGTCCTGATGCTGTGCCAGTCGCCGTTCTGATGCTGAACCTCTTCGTCCTTGTTGCAGTGCAACGTGGAAGTCGCCTCACTGATCCATTCATCCACGGATTCGTAAGGCACGTTGAGCCGCTCTCGGGTTTCGGCGACGCAGCGGACAATGTCGCTGATATGCGCACCGATCACCCGGGCTCTGCCCGACAGCGGAAAAGCGCTGCGGTATTGCTCGTTGCAGAAGAGGAGATAGCCATCCCTGTCGAACATCGCGAAGCCGTCGGACATCCCCGCCATCGCATGGGAGAGCAGGTTCTTGCTTTCCCTGAGTTCCCGCTCGAGCGCGGTGCGTTCGGTAATGTCCCGGGTTACGCCCGCCAGCCCGATCACCCGTCCCTCCCTGTCGCGGAGAGGCACCTTGGAGGCGAGCAGGTCGCGGCCCTCGATGTGTTCGAGGGAATCGATAAGGGGCACGCCCGTGCGCATCACCTCCTGCTCGCGATGGTAAAGCTCCTCGGCGAGCCGTCGCGGATGGAGATCGAAATCCGACAAACCCACCATCTCGGCCGTCGTCCTCATACGGTAGAGGCGGATCATGTTCTCGTTGACGGTGATGAAGCGGCTGTCCCTGTCCTTCACGTAGAGATAGTCGGGCGATTGCGAGAACGCCGTCTCGAGCATTCTGCGCTCGAGTTCCAGGTGCTGGGTCGTCAGCACGATGAAGCCGCAAACAATGGTCGCAGTGCAATTCATCGCCGCCATGGGCAGACCCATTGTCGCCAAAGCATGGCTTTTCGACAGAGTGGGCAGCACCGCCATCAGCACGACCAGCAGGATTCCGACCGCCGCGCCGAGCACGACGACATGCAGAAGGGTCGGCGATCTCTTCTTCATCAACAGATTGACGCTAAGGCCCATGCCCGTGAGGGCGATGATCGCCACCACGCCATCGGGTGCGCCGACACCGCCGAGCGCGATCCGGAAAATAGCCGCCAGGGTTGCGCCGATGGCCGCCGCGAGCGGACCGCCGAACATACCGGCCAGTGCCAGCGGTGCGTAGCGCAGGTCCATATGGATGCCGGAACTGAATTCCACGGCCAGCAGGATCGAGCCGATAGAGGCGATGCCGGCCATCAGCCCGAACAGGATTTTCTCGTGTCCGGCAAACCGCCGGCGGAGCCAGATCGACAGATGCGCCCAGATCGAAATCGACAGGCTTACAAATGCAAGGTTGCCAACAAACTGCCCCCAAATG
Protein-coding sequences here:
- a CDS encoding diguanylate cyclase; its protein translation is MNGIWGQFVGNLAFVSLSISIWAHLSIWLRRRFAGHEKILFGLMAGIASIGSILLAVEFSSGIHMDLRYAPLALAGMFGGPLAAAIGATLAAIFRIALGGVGAPDGVVAIIALTGMGLSVNLLMKKRSPTLLHVVVLGAAVGILLVVLMAVLPTLSKSHALATMGLPMAAMNCTATIVCGFIVLTTQHLELERRMLETAFSQSPDYLYVKDRDSRFITVNENMIRLYRMRTTAEMVGLSDFDLHPRRLAEELYHREQEVMRTGVPLIDSLEHIEGRDLLASKVPLRDREGRVIGLAGVTRDITERTALERELRESKNLLSHAMAGMSDGFAMFDRDGYLLFCNEQYRSAFPLSGRARVIGAHISDIVRCVAETRERLNVPYESVDEWISEATSTLHCNKDEEVQHQNGDWHSIRTRLAPGGTAMVVVSDITVMKQAEMALRLSAEQLKNLAETDGLTGLVNRRAFDEAFVREAARCARINTPLSLLMIDIDRFKAYNDTYGHPAGDQCLRLVSKCLLNSAQRPADIVARYGGEEFVVLLPDTDDKAAAIVAEKFAGLLGEEKVVHAQSEFGSVTASIGIASAIGHILQAEPGRLLSEADAALYEAKMLGRNRILARVLADAADVRLAG
- the omp10 gene encoding outer membrane lipoprotein Omp10, which translates into the protein MKPLAILTILATATALASCQSSPREIRQAPQARASGVEGAWVDPNGIISTFAGGTFSTRTTDTNQLLASGTYVNVSPTLVEINMTSLVRNTQSRVNCALVSPAQLNCTTDAGAQFSLARQG
- a CDS encoding MFS transporter: MAATTSAQQELAEERASWIPMVAIAFGQAIMSFNVASLPVALGGMVESFQFAPTVVATGIVAYSMIVAGFVMLGAKLVQRFGTLRVFRLAVIVFGLAQVLMTFSPNATAMITAQALCGAAGAVIVPVLIALIAENYHGTQQATALGALGSARAGAGVLAFLIGGVLGTYIGWRPVFGILIAVSALVLLLSFRLKPDHGRPEVRIDFLGVLLAA
- a CDS encoding bifunctional metallophosphatase/5'-nucleotidase, with protein sequence MIKSMRTGLITASLLALSSGAAFADYELNILHINDLHSRIESINKFDSTCSAEEEGKNECFGGVARLKTLIDHKRQELTGKNVLLLNAGDNFQGSLFFTTYKGAAEAEFLNLMKFDAMTVGNHEFDEAEDGLASFLDKVKFPVVTANVLPSHKSKIGDRIKPSIVLDLGGQKIGIVGAVANDTPELSSPGPDILIGEDVATITSAVDELKKQGLNKIVALTHVGYPRDLAAIAKIPDVDVVVGGHSHSLLSNTDEKAEGPYPTMVDNPGGYKVPVVQAGSYSKYLGDLVVTFDDSGVVKAAKGDPILVDFSIKPDEAVVARVKELAKPIEELRTKIVAKTEAPIDGSRENCRAKECEMGSLVADALLDRVKGQGVTIAITNGGGLRASIDAGDVTMGEVITVLPFQNTVATFQLKGADIRAALENGVSQVEEGGGRFPQVAGLKFSFDRSKPAGSRLVSIQVKEGDAFKPLDPEKTYSLVSNNFMRGGGDGYAVFKSKGENAYDYGPGLETVLADYLAAHQPFKPYTDGRISEVAAAAGTTPAEPAAETKPAEGAAAAPAAQPSGGTASAAGGPQKHVIARGDTLWDLAESFYGNGFEWKKIAAANGDPAPRALEIGRELEIPAK
- a CDS encoding homospermidine synthase, with the translated sequence MADTSYPVYGEITGPIVMIGFGSIGHGTLPLIERHFKYDKSRLIVVEPREDAKDTEIFARHGVRHVRAAVTKDNYKELLKPLLSEGGGQGFCVNLSVDTSSLDIIKLCRKLDVLYIDTVVEPWLGFYFDSEMDNAARTNYALRETVRREKEKNPGGTTAISTCGANPGMVSWFVKKALLNLADDLGLKYEEPHQDDREDWAKLMKKAGVKGIHIAERDTQRTKHPKPLNVFWNTWSVEGFISEGMQPAELGWGTHENWMPKNARRHKKGCQAAIYLEQPGANTRVRSWCPTPGPQYGFLVTHNESISIADFFTARDKNGEVTYRPTCHYAYHPANDAVLSLHEMFGNGGTPQPVHHVLDETELEDGIDELGVLLYGHEKNAYWYGSRLSLEETRRIAPYQNATGLQVTSAVLAGMVWALENPKAGIVEADEMDYRRCLEVQLPYLGPVEGHYTDWTPLDGRPGLFPEDIDTKDPWQFKNILVR
- the hemH gene encoding ferrochelatase — encoded protein: MTDLVAEPTAAAHPAVKSGKVGVLLVNLGTPDGTDYASMRRYLKEFLSDRRVIEWSRLFWYPILYGIVLNTRPQKVGKAYELIWNRALNESWLRTYTRNQAALMAEGFADRPHVVVDWAMRYGQPSIASRMEALQKQGCERILVFPLYPQYAAATTATVNDKAFEALLKMRWQPALRTVPPYHDDPVYIDALATSIERHLARLDWQPEVVLASFHGIPKSYFELGDPYYCHCQKTARLLRERLGWSKEKLQVTFQSRFGPEEWLQPYTDATVERLAKDGVKRIAVINPGFVSDCLETLEEIAGQAAESFHHNGGEKFAHIPCLNDSAEGMAVLNHVVRRELEGWL